From a region of the Synechococcus sp. PCC 7502 genome:
- a CDS encoding carotenoid oxygenase family protein produces MVQTSSFSKSDWQKGYKSLKTEYSYWVDDIEGELPKALQGTLFRNGPGLLDVNGDRYGHPFDGDGMVSSITFTDGKVHFANSFVKTPEFLAEQEAGKILYRGVFGTQRSGGFLQNIFNLKLKNLANTNVIYHGQKLLALWEASRPYRLNPETLETIGIENFDGNLNPGEVFTAHPKFDPITGDMYGFGVDAGPKSTINLYKVDLQGTLTKFANQKVDGFCFLHDFVITPNYAIFAQNPVKFNPLPFILGFKPAATCIDLQPQTPTKLLIFDRTGKLITLETDPCFIFHHANAYETHTDGNTQIILDSICYSDYPKLEAGIDFLDVNFDQVIPGQFCRFEIDVASGKVNKSILQERSCEFPVIHSAYVGQNYRYCYMGAIAKDSGNAPLQAILKLDVQTGEKQIHSFAPRGFVGEPTFIPHPEGTQEDQGWLVVLVFDAECDRTDIVVLDAENITNSPVATIHLKHHIPFGLHGSFTHETWRS; encoded by the coding sequence ATGGTACAAACTTCATCTTTCAGTAAAAGCGACTGGCAAAAGGGGTATAAATCACTCAAAACCGAATATTCCTACTGGGTTGATGATATTGAAGGTGAACTACCAAAGGCTCTCCAAGGCACTTTATTTCGCAATGGACCTGGGTTATTAGATGTAAATGGCGATCGCTACGGACATCCCTTTGATGGCGATGGCATGGTTTCTAGTATTACCTTTACAGATGGGAAAGTTCATTTTGCTAATAGCTTTGTGAAAACCCCTGAATTTTTAGCAGAGCAAGAGGCAGGAAAAATTCTGTATCGGGGCGTATTTGGAACCCAAAGATCGGGAGGATTCCTCCAAAATATATTCAACCTAAAGCTTAAGAATCTAGCTAACACCAATGTAATTTATCACGGGCAGAAGCTGTTGGCACTCTGGGAAGCTAGTCGCCCCTATCGCCTTAATCCTGAAACCCTAGAAACAATTGGTATTGAAAACTTTGATGGCAATTTAAATCCAGGGGAAGTCTTTACAGCCCATCCCAAATTTGACCCAATCACAGGCGATATGTATGGCTTTGGCGTAGATGCGGGACCAAAATCCACAATTAATCTTTATAAGGTTGATTTGCAGGGAACTTTAACCAAGTTTGCTAACCAAAAGGTTGATGGTTTCTGTTTCCTCCATGACTTTGTGATTACACCCAATTATGCCATCTTTGCCCAAAACCCAGTTAAATTTAATCCTTTACCTTTTATTCTTGGATTTAAGCCCGCCGCAACTTGCATAGACCTCCAACCGCAAACTCCCACTAAGCTTTTAATATTCGATCGCACAGGTAAACTAATAACCCTAGAAACCGATCCCTGCTTTATTTTTCATCATGCTAATGCCTATGAAACCCACACCGATGGGAATACACAAATTATTCTTGATTCCATTTGCTATAGCGATTATCCCAAGCTAGAGGCGGGCATAGACTTTTTAGATGTGAATTTTGATCAAGTAATTCCGGGGCAGTTCTGTCGATTTGAAATTGATGTCGCTTCAGGTAAGGTTAATAAATCGATCTTACAAGAACGTTCCTGCGAGTTTCCTGTAATTCATTCCGCCTATGTCGGACAAAATTATCGCTATTGCTACATGGGGGCGATCGCTAAAGATTCAGGTAATGCCCCACTCCAAGCAATTCTTAAACTAGATGTCCAAACTGGAGAAAAGCAAATTCATAGCTTTGCCCCTAGAGGTTTTGTCGGTGAACCAACTTTTATTCCCCATCCTGAAGGTACACAAGAAGATCAAGGCTGGCTAGTAGTCTTAGTCTTTGATGCCGAATGCGATCGCACCGATATTGTTGTCCTAGATGCCGAAAATATTACTAACTCACCTGTGGCAACTATTCATCTTAAGCACCATATCCCCTTTGGATTGCACGGTAGCTTCACCCATGAGACTTGGCGTAGTTAA
- the pds gene encoding 15-cis-phytoene desaturase gives MRVAIAGGGLAGLSCAKYLTDLGHTPILLERSATLGGLVAAWQDEDGDWVETGLHAFFGAYPNMLQLMAELGISDRLQWKQHTLIFNQPEKPGILSRFDVPDIPAPFNVIMSILRNNDMLTWNQKIRFAIGLIPAIVRGQKYVESTDKYSLIEWLRLQGVDEKVNTDIFIAASKALTFINPEEVSAMIILTALNKFLQQRYGSKIAFLDGAPPERLCQPIVDHITARGGVVWTQTALREIALNADGSVKHFLIGGLGEESHELIADAYVSAMSVDIIKLLLPKPWQELEFFQKLEGLEGVPVINVQIWFDRKLTDVDQLLFSRSPLLSVYADMSVACKEYADPDKSMLELVLAPAADWIGKPDQEIIDATMSELAKLFPAQIPHHAKVLKARVVKTPRSVYKAIPGRQAYRPSQATPIPNFFLSGSYTMQEYLGSMEGAVLSGKLTAQAINNASESHLISSQTLGQTTAAKALA, from the coding sequence ATGCGGGTTGCGATCGCTGGAGGAGGTTTAGCAGGTTTATCTTGCGCTAAATATTTAACGGACTTGGGACATACCCCGATTTTACTAGAGAGGTCGGCAACCCTAGGTGGTTTAGTCGCAGCTTGGCAAGATGAGGATGGCGATTGGGTAGAAACTGGATTACACGCCTTTTTTGGGGCATATCCTAACATGTTGCAATTAATGGCAGAACTGGGAATCAGCGATCGCCTGCAATGGAAACAACATACCCTCATTTTTAATCAACCTGAAAAGCCCGGAATTCTCTCCCGCTTCGATGTCCCAGATATTCCTGCTCCTTTTAATGTGATCATGTCGATCCTCAGAAACAACGATATGCTCACCTGGAATCAAAAAATTCGCTTTGCCATTGGCTTAATTCCAGCGATCGTGCGGGGACAAAAGTATGTGGAATCCACGGATAAATATAGCCTGATTGAATGGCTAAGACTGCAAGGTGTTGATGAAAAAGTAAATACCGATATTTTTATTGCTGCTTCTAAGGCACTGACTTTTATCAATCCTGAGGAAGTATCCGCCATGATTATCCTCACCGCCCTCAATAAATTTCTCCAACAACGCTACGGCTCTAAAATTGCCTTCCTTGATGGTGCGCCCCCCGAACGTCTATGTCAACCAATTGTCGATCATATTACAGCGAGAGGTGGTGTAGTCTGGACACAAACTGCCCTGCGGGAGATTGCCTTAAATGCCGATGGGTCGGTCAAACATTTTCTGATTGGTGGATTAGGTGAGGAAAGCCATGAACTTATTGCCGATGCCTACGTTTCCGCCATGTCCGTCGATATTATCAAATTGCTGTTACCGAAGCCTTGGCAGGAGCTAGAATTTTTCCAAAAATTAGAGGGACTAGAAGGCGTACCTGTAATTAATGTCCAAATTTGGTTCGATCGCAAACTTACCGATGTGGATCAACTCCTATTCTCGCGATCGCCCTTACTCAGTGTCTATGCCGATATGAGCGTAGCTTGCAAGGAATATGCTGACCCTGATAAATCTATGCTTGAACTAGTATTGGCTCCTGCTGCGGACTGGATTGGTAAACCCGACCAAGAAATTATCGATGCCACAATGTCAGAATTAGCAAAACTATTCCCCGCACAAATCCCTCACCATGCTAAAGTTTTGAAAGCCAGAGTGGTAAAAACTCCCCGCTCTGTTTACAAAGCTATTCCGGGCAGACAGGCATATCGTCCTAGTCAAGCTACTCCCATCCCCAACTTTTTCCTGTCTGGTAGCTATACTATGCAAGAATATTTGGGCAGTATGGAAGGAGCCGTTCTTTCTGGTAAGCTGACAGCACAAGCGATCAACAACGCTTCCGAATCTCACCTCATCTCTAGTCAAACCCTTGGTCAAACAACTGCCGCCAAAGCCCTTGCTTAA
- a CDS encoding phytoene synthase, with translation MVKQLPPKPLLNLVGMLYPASLPEAYKTCRDITAKYAKTFYLGTMLMSEAKRCAIWALYAWCRRTDELVDGLQSATTTPETLKDWEYQLELTFSGQPKSLPDVALADTARNYPIPIQPFKDMIAGMRMDLNYDRYDTFEDLHLYCYRVAGTVGLMSAAVMGFETNDPHVIASATEAAIALGIAMQLTNILRDIGEDVRRGRIYLPLEDLKYFDYTEKDLINGVIDDRWINLMKFQIQRARNFYYQAEKGISALCRDARWPVWSSLILYRDILGAIERNNYDVFEQRAFVPTSNKLVVIPWAWLKAQTA, from the coding sequence TTGGTCAAACAACTGCCGCCAAAGCCCTTGCTTAATCTCGTGGGAATGCTTTATCCCGCTTCTTTACCAGAGGCGTATAAAACCTGTCGTGACATTACCGCCAAGTATGCCAAAACCTTTTACCTTGGCACCATGTTGATGTCGGAAGCAAAGCGTTGTGCAATTTGGGCGCTCTATGCTTGGTGTCGGCGTACCGATGAGCTTGTGGATGGACTGCAATCAGCAACTACTACTCCTGAAACCCTTAAAGATTGGGAGTATCAACTAGAACTGACCTTTAGTGGACAGCCCAAAAGTTTACCTGATGTTGCCCTTGCCGATACTGCTCGCAACTACCCAATCCCGATTCAGCCCTTCAAGGATATGATTGCGGGGATGCGGATGGACTTAAACTACGATCGCTACGATACCTTTGAAGACCTCCATTTATATTGTTACCGAGTAGCTGGCACCGTGGGTTTAATGTCTGCTGCCGTTATGGGCTTTGAAACTAATGATCCCCATGTAATTGCCTCTGCTACCGAAGCAGCGATCGCCCTCGGAATTGCCATGCAGTTAACAAATATTTTGCGAGACATTGGCGAGGATGTGCGCCGAGGCAGAATTTACCTACCCCTAGAAGACCTAAAATATTTTGATTATACGGAAAAAGATTTAATCAATGGGGTAATTGACGATCGCTGGATTAATCTGATGAAATTTCAAATTCAAAGGGCAAGAAATTTTTACTATCAAGCTGAAAAAGGTATATCTGCCCTCTGTCGTGATGCACGCTGGCCCGTATGGTCGTCCTTAATTTTGTATCGGGATATTTTAGGAGCGATCGAACGCAACAACTATGATGTTTTTGAGCAACGAGCTTTTGTCCCCACCTCTAACAAACTAGTAGTAATTCCTTGGGCATGGCTAAAAGCGCAAACTGCTTGA
- a CDS encoding helix-turn-helix transcriptional regulator, with the protein MMTKVSFHKSDIDGNKYTVEGIARLAFTIKATMKLRGWSERKLAAQAGISHVTVNKYVRTNIHEPQAEILKALAPYIYKVTSIDQDKIEIYSDQTYGDDWQELDKIATSDYAQLFPNTSTGLSANSSKDLSKKAAETPTKYKPKPNS; encoded by the coding sequence ATGATGACAAAAGTATCTTTCCATAAGTCCGACATAGATGGGAACAAATACACCGTAGAGGGCATTGCAAGGCTGGCTTTTACCATTAAAGCAACGATGAAACTACGAGGTTGGTCAGAGCGTAAGCTAGCAGCCCAAGCTGGAATCTCCCACGTTACTGTCAATAAATACGTCAGAACTAATATCCACGAGCCACAGGCTGAAATCTTAAAAGCACTCGCCCCCTACATTTATAAAGTTACTTCCATTGATCAAGACAAAATCGAAATTTACTCCGATCAAACCTATGGTGATGACTGGCAAGAATTAGACAAAATTGCCACCTCTGACTATGCTCAACTCTTTCCTAATACATCAACTGGTTTATCTGCCAATTCATCAAAAGACCTATCTAAAAAGGCAGCAGAAACTCCAACGAAATATAAACCTAAACCCAATTCCTAA
- the purB gene encoding adenylosuccinate lyase, with protein MIERYTLPEMGSLWSEQHKYQTWLEVEIAVVEAQAELGYIPSEAVAEIKAKANFDPKRVDELEAEVRHDMIAFLTNVNEYVGEAGRFIHLGLTSSDVLDTALALQLTSSMNLILAQVETLSQAIRYQAQQHRYTVMAGRTHGIHAEPITFGFKLAGWLAETLRHRDRLVNTAKNIAVGKISGAVGTYANVDPKIEAIACQKLGLKPDCASTQVISRDRHGEFVQALALLGSSIERFAVEIRNLQRTDVLEVEEFFAKGQKGSSAMPHKRNPIRSERLTGMARLLRGYAGTALENIALWHERDISHSAAERVILPDACIITHFMLSEITDLIKNLLVYPHNMQRNLNCYGGVVFSQKVLLALIDKGLSREASYAIVQTSAHQAWNRSDGDFRSLIQNNPQVKDLLTPAELDACFDCENHIKNLDLIFQRLGI; from the coding sequence TTGATAGAGCGATATACCTTACCTGAGATGGGTAGCCTGTGGTCTGAGCAGCATAAGTACCAAACTTGGCTAGAAGTGGAAATTGCTGTAGTGGAAGCCCAAGCCGAACTAGGCTATATTCCCTCGGAGGCAGTAGCAGAAATTAAAGCCAAAGCCAACTTTGATCCTAAACGGGTGGATGAGTTAGAGGCAGAAGTTCGCCATGACATGATTGCCTTTTTAACGAATGTCAATGAATATGTGGGCGAAGCGGGCAGATTTATCCATTTGGGGTTAACTAGCTCCGATGTTTTGGATACGGCACTGGCATTACAGCTAACTAGTAGCATGAATTTAATTTTGGCACAGGTGGAAACCCTATCCCAAGCAATTCGCTATCAGGCACAACAGCACCGCTATACGGTAATGGCAGGTCGCACCCATGGTATTCATGCTGAACCAATTACCTTTGGCTTTAAGTTAGCAGGTTGGCTGGCAGAAACTCTCCGTCATCGCGATCGCCTGGTGAATACTGCTAAAAATATTGCCGTTGGTAAAATCTCTGGGGCAGTGGGAACCTACGCTAATGTTGATCCTAAAATTGAAGCGATCGCCTGTCAAAAATTAGGACTAAAACCAGATTGTGCTTCTACTCAAGTGATTTCCCGCGATCGACATGGTGAATTTGTGCAGGCTCTAGCACTACTGGGATCATCCATTGAACGCTTTGCAGTAGAAATTCGTAATCTACAACGCACCGATGTGTTAGAGGTTGAAGAATTTTTTGCTAAAGGACAAAAAGGCTCCTCAGCGATGCCCCACAAACGTAATCCCATTCGTTCGGAACGACTAACAGGGATGGCAAGACTGCTTAGAGGGTATGCAGGAACTGCCCTAGAAAATATTGCCCTCTGGCATGAGCGAGATATTTCCCATAGTGCCGCAGAACGAGTGATTTTACCCGATGCCTGTATTATTACCCACTTTATGCTTTCGGAAATTACGGATTTAATCAAGAATCTGTTGGTCTATCCCCATAATATGCAGCGTAATCTCAACTGCTATGGCGGCGTAGTATTTAGTCAAAAAGTTTTACTCGCACTAATTGATAAAGGGTTAAGTCGAGAAGCTAGCTATGCGATCGTCCAAACTTCTGCCCATCAGGCATGGAATCGATCCGATGGAGATTTTCGCAGCTTAATTCAAAATAACCCTCAAGTTAAAGACTTACTTACCCCAGCCGAGTTAGATGCTTGTTTTGACTGTGAAAATCACATTAAAAATCTTGATCTGATTTTCCAAAGGCTAGGTATTTAA
- a CDS encoding sugar transferase → MRDLRASAHTQLVPTPEIGWFRAVTLLFGDLLGLALAWHLAAKLNESFQPLPAEYTLWEFLGTSSLFYFLTLVTILVLASQGFYSSTSQCQNYVKQAQLISFIYLASLVVNYFYDPKLDAPRSLFFAAWFASVGCVFVIRLLMILGIHQLAIARSQILVFIIAPASRIENLTKSIQRRPGYQVIGSTTSDQAYSSETIAKIIQLQAHEVLAEGLPETYLASELYWQLRNAQINLRLAPSSLAMLHRRGTPEIFAGMPTIKISSQFLGIWEYRCKRLLDFLGALLGIILLAPVFIVVAIAIKVSSPGGVFFSQERIGLNGKVFRMWKFRSMCINASDRQAELEKLNESQDGVMFKIKRDPRIIPIGHLIRRLSIDELPQLFNVLMGQMSLVGPRPLPIRDVALFADWHHIRHGVLPGITGLWQISGRSDLDTIDDAVRLDLHYIDHWSLNLDLAILVDTVSIVLFGKGAY, encoded by the coding sequence ATGCGCGACCTTAGAGCCTCCGCCCATACCCAACTTGTTCCCACTCCTGAAATTGGCTGGTTTAGAGCCGTTACTTTGCTATTTGGAGATTTACTAGGATTAGCACTAGCTTGGCATTTAGCTGCTAAGTTAAATGAATCTTTTCAGCCTTTACCTGCGGAATATACCCTATGGGAATTTCTGGGAACCTCCAGTTTGTTCTATTTTCTTACCTTGGTTACCATACTTGTCTTAGCATCTCAAGGATTTTATAGTTCCACATCTCAATGTCAAAACTATGTCAAGCAGGCACAGTTGATTAGTTTTATTTACTTAGCTTCCTTAGTGGTCAATTATTTTTATGATCCTAAGCTAGATGCACCCAGATCGCTTTTTTTTGCAGCTTGGTTTGCTAGTGTTGGTTGCGTATTTGTTATAAGACTATTAATGATTTTGGGTATTCATCAGTTAGCGATCGCCCGTTCCCAAATCTTAGTTTTTATTATTGCTCCAGCTTCAAGAATTGAGAATTTAACTAAATCAATCCAAAGGCGACCTGGTTATCAAGTTATAGGTAGTACGACATCAGATCAAGCCTATTCATCTGAAACCATTGCGAAAATTATTCAACTTCAAGCCCATGAGGTTCTGGCTGAAGGACTACCTGAGACCTATTTAGCCTCGGAATTATATTGGCAATTGCGTAATGCCCAGATTAATCTCAGACTTGCACCTTCTAGTTTGGCAATGCTGCACCGACGGGGAACGCCAGAAATATTTGCAGGAATGCCGACAATTAAAATTAGTTCGCAGTTTTTAGGAATTTGGGAATACAGATGTAAACGCCTATTAGATTTTCTTGGAGCTTTATTGGGAATTATTTTGCTTGCTCCAGTATTTATCGTGGTGGCGATCGCTATTAAAGTTAGTTCTCCGGGTGGCGTATTTTTCTCCCAAGAGCGCATTGGGCTAAATGGCAAAGTGTTTAGGATGTGGAAGTTTCGCAGTATGTGTATTAATGCTAGCGATCGCCAAGCCGAATTAGAGAAACTAAACGAAAGTCAAGATGGGGTAATGTTCAAAATCAAGCGTGATCCCAGAATTATTCCCATCGGGCATTTGATCAGACGCTTAAGCATCGATGAGTTGCCGCAATTGTTTAATGTGTTGATGGGACAAATGAGCTTAGTTGGACCTAGACCTCTACCAATTCGGGATGTGGCTTTATTTGCCGATTGGCATCACATTAGACATGGGGTTTTACCAGGAATTACTGGACTATGGCAGATTTCTGGACGTTCAGACCTCGACACCATTGATGATGCGGTACGACTGGATTTGCACTACATCGATCACTGGTCACTGAACCTAGACTTAGCAATTTTGGTAGATACTGTGTCTATAGTTCTGTTTGGTAAAGGGGCTTACTGA
- a CDS encoding serine/threonine-protein kinase, producing the protein MENMHQVGDVVGDRYRIAGVLGQGGIGITYRAEDMETQQQVALKALSFQRMGEWKTLELFEREAKVLKHINHPAIPRYLDYFQVDTESDRRFYIAQQLADGESLAVLIDSGWRGSEGDIKQIATQILEILIYLHELQPPIIHRDIKPQNLIRRTDGMVTLVDFGAVQDTYRHTQIGGSTVVGTYGYMPPEQYRGKALPASDLFGLGATILFLLTGRSPAELPEVRMKIDFRSYVHISAGFADWLETMLEPASEDRFSSARQALEALENCDIAIKTTQNIGKIEAIASLNTNIGSRTTKPFGSRVKLNVTSDRLEIFIPPAGWSFEFIPLLGFALFWNSFLVVWTLGAAMAGGLFALFSIPFWVVGIGMLIPVITGLAGNSQLIITNTTFTIKLSVLGFKFLTTGKVADLQKVELGSNMTVNDNPVQEIMFRHGVKTHKFGFNLTNIEKEWLKGEIVYFLDQVRSD; encoded by the coding sequence ATGGAAAATATGCATCAAGTTGGTGATGTAGTGGGCGATCGCTACCGTATAGCTGGAGTCCTAGGACAAGGTGGTATTGGCATTACTTACAGGGCTGAAGATATGGAAACCCAACAGCAAGTTGCCTTAAAAGCATTATCCTTTCAACGCATGGGAGAGTGGAAAACCCTAGAGCTATTTGAACGAGAGGCTAAGGTTCTAAAGCATATTAATCATCCCGCTATTCCTCGCTACTTAGATTATTTTCAAGTTGATACAGAAAGCGATCGACGTTTTTATATTGCTCAACAACTGGCAGATGGGGAATCGCTGGCAGTCCTGATTGATAGTGGTTGGCGGGGGAGTGAAGGCGATATCAAACAAATTGCCACGCAGATTCTGGAAATTTTAATCTATCTCCATGAGTTGCAACCACCCATAATCCACAGAGATATTAAGCCGCAAAACTTAATCCGTCGCACTGATGGTATGGTAACTCTGGTTGATTTTGGGGCAGTTCAAGATACCTATCGTCATACCCAAATTGGCGGAAGTACTGTAGTTGGAACCTATGGCTATATGCCTCCAGAACAGTATCGGGGTAAAGCTTTGCCTGCTAGTGACTTATTTGGGTTAGGGGCAACAATTTTATTTTTACTCACGGGACGATCGCCCGCCGAATTACCAGAAGTGAGGATGAAAATAGATTTCCGCAGTTATGTGCATATTTCCGCAGGGTTTGCCGACTGGTTAGAAACAATGCTAGAACCTGCCTCTGAGGATCGTTTTAGCTCTGCTCGTCAAGCTTTGGAGGCTCTAGAGAATTGTGATATTGCTATTAAAACCACTCAAAACATAGGAAAAATAGAGGCGATCGCTTCTTTAAATACAAATATTGGTTCAAGAACTACTAAACCCTTTGGTAGCCGAGTTAAGTTGAATGTTACTAGCGATCGGTTAGAAATTTTTATTCCGCCTGCGGGCTGGAGCTTTGAATTTATTCCCCTATTGGGGTTTGCCCTATTTTGGAATAGCTTTTTGGTAGTGTGGACGCTCGGAGCAGCTATGGCGGGGGGATTATTTGCTCTGTTTTCGATTCCCTTTTGGGTTGTGGGTATTGGTATGCTTATTCCTGTAATTACTGGGCTTGCAGGAAATTCCCAATTAATTATCACAAATACTACCTTTACGATCAAACTGTCTGTACTGGGTTTTAAGTTTTTAACTACGGGTAAAGTTGCTGATCTGCAAAAAGTTGAGTTGGGAAGCAACATGACCGTAAATGATAACCCCGTTCAAGAAATCATGTTTAGACATGGTGTAAAAACTCATAAATTTGGCTTTAACCTAACGAATATTGAGAAGGAATGGTTAAAGGGTGAAATAGTCTATTTTTTAGATCAGGTTAGATCAGATTAA
- the msrA gene encoding peptide-methionine (S)-S-oxide reductase MsrA, translated as MALFGFGKKLTLPNINDALPGRSVAIPTATTHFVNGNPLKPPYPEGTEQAIFGLGCFWGAERKFWQLPGVYITAVGYAAGITPNPTYEEVCSGLTGHNEVVLVVFDPKIISYEQLLKVFWESHNPTQGMRQGNDVGTQYRSGIYYYSKAQQESANASLKVYQSALKAAGYGAITTEVLSAPEFYFAEGYHQQYLAKNPNGYCGLGGCNVQLPEVSLEKV; from the coding sequence ATGGCTTTATTTGGCTTTGGCAAAAAGTTAACCCTTCCCAATATTAATGATGCCCTTCCCGGTAGAAGCGTAGCAATTCCTACGGCAACAACTCATTTTGTCAATGGTAATCCTCTCAAACCACCCTATCCAGAGGGTACGGAGCAGGCGATTTTTGGCTTAGGTTGCTTTTGGGGAGCAGAGCGCAAGTTTTGGCAACTACCTGGAGTTTATATTACGGCTGTGGGTTATGCGGCGGGAATTACTCCTAATCCTACCTATGAAGAGGTTTGCAGTGGATTGACTGGACATAACGAAGTGGTTTTAGTGGTGTTTGACCCTAAAATTATCAGCTACGAGCAGTTACTAAAAGTTTTCTGGGAAAGCCATAACCCCACCCAAGGAATGCGTCAAGGTAATGATGTTGGTACTCAATATCGTTCAGGCATTTATTACTACTCAAAGGCTCAGCAAGAGTCTGCCAATGCCAGCTTAAAGGTGTATCAATCTGCGCTCAAAGCTGCGGGTTATGGAGCAATTACCACTGAGGTTTTATCTGCCCCAGAATTTTATTTTGCTGAAGGTTATCATCAACAATACTTGGCAAAAAATCCCAATGGCTATTGTGGGCTGGGCGGCTGTAATGTGCAACTCCCTGAAGTTAGCTTAGAAAAAGTCTAA
- a CDS encoding DUF3084 domain-containing protein, producing the protein MAGYVLVLAILILGGLIATLGDRIGTKVGKARLSIFNLRPRNTATLITIATGGMIAASTLGVLLASSSQLQDGLFRLDSIRSELKTAQAEKEKMEAALAITRRQRDQEKRNLEQINNSLAEALFRQSRTQAQLQSVQQKFQSAKQELEKVQAQEQELLSKIQDLNDRQKSLLADSQKLLNERNQLNTDLAKISSDRQVLRNRVAESQTKLSDLEKQRTALSSELKTLEKNRELLNASIQALRRGNVAIQSEQVLTAAVINGGLSSQDLRLAVFQVLQQADQNARTLLDFPAESRPVIQVSETQIDNLLQKLADGKSYILRVLSAGNYLRKESSVSILADITPNKEVFKPGELIASLTFKANMSESELEGQLDKLFLLVSFRARQQGVLPNPFTGKVGNFPQSALFDLSREFKQYKSAIEIQAIAKETIFTGSPLTLTLVVLENGVEIRRFG; encoded by the coding sequence ATGGCAGGCTATGTTCTAGTACTGGCGATTTTGATTTTGGGGGGACTTATTGCAACCCTGGGCGATCGCATTGGGACAAAAGTTGGTAAAGCTCGACTCAGCATATTTAATCTTAGACCTCGCAACACAGCAACTCTAATCACAATTGCCACAGGCGGAATGATTGCAGCCTCAACCTTGGGCGTTTTATTAGCGAGCAGTAGTCAACTTCAGGACGGTTTATTTAGACTGGATAGTATTCGATCTGAGTTAAAAACTGCTCAAGCCGAAAAGGAAAAAATGGAAGCAGCGTTGGCTATTACTAGGCGACAAAGGGATCAAGAGAAACGGAATCTAGAACAAATTAATAATTCTCTAGCTGAGGCTCTATTTCGTCAATCTCGAACCCAAGCTCAATTGCAATCTGTGCAGCAAAAGTTTCAAAGTGCTAAGCAAGAACTAGAGAAAGTACAGGCACAAGAGCAAGAACTGTTAAGTAAAATTCAGGACTTAAACGATCGCCAAAAAAGCCTATTAGCCGATAGTCAAAAACTCTTAAATGAGCGCAACCAACTTAATACTGATCTAGCAAAAATTAGCAGCGATCGGCAGGTTTTGCGTAATCGAGTGGCTGAGTCCCAAACCAAACTCAGCGATCTAGAAAAACAACGTACAGCCCTAAGCTCTGAGCTTAAAACCCTTGAGAAAAATCGAGAGCTATTAAATGCCAGTATTCAGGCTCTGCGCCGAGGTAATGTGGCAATCCAATCGGAGCAAGTCCTGACTGCGGCTGTAATTAATGGCGGTTTATCCTCCCAAGACCTACGTCTGGCGGTATTTCAAGTTTTACAGCAAGCTGATCAAAATGCCCGTACTCTCCTAGATTTCCCTGCGGAGAGCCGTCCAGTAATTCAAGTTTCGGAAACACAAATAGATAATCTTTTACAAAAACTCGCAGATGGGAAAAGCTATATTCTACGAGTTTTGTCGGCGGGCAACTATCTGCGCAAGGAAAGTAGTGTGTCAATTTTGGCGGATATTACCCCCAATAAAGAAGTATTTAAACCTGGGGAATTAATTGCATCCTTAACATTTAAGGCAAATATGTCAGAATCAGAATTGGAAGGACAGTTAGATAAGTTATTTTTACTAGTCAGCTTTCGCGCTCGCCAACAGGGGGTTTTACCCAATCCATTTACGGGTAAAGTCGGTAATTTTCCTCAAAGTGCTTTATTTGATCTAAGTCGCGAATTTAAGCAATATAAGTCTGCCATTGAAATTCAAGCGATCGCCAAGGAGACAATTTTTACAGGTAGCCCCCTAACTCTGACTTTAGTAGTGCTAGAAAATGGGGTTGAGATTCGCCGCTTTGGATAA